Proteins encoded by one window of Salvia splendens isolate huo1 chromosome 5, SspV2, whole genome shotgun sequence:
- the LOC121803976 gene encoding uncharacterized protein LOC121803976 has translation MVFVFQENLNSVILCDEEKSIQEVLSFLIVLAERVITAAQEAGSFTPGNLRISGQVTDICKLLRPLARLSATTAPAVYDRPIRRVCQGLTKALDRALTFARRCRNEKTSFLHQILSINIAADFKKVTSSLDSFLADLRWLLAIYNRDTFDVGTLSPIATTDPILAYVWPAIASLHMGRGEGAAQLADCTNMNERTKNVIVDEVGIPPLLKMLCGCGSVDAYGPAATALYNLADDRFRVAVIRDAGGIGAIVKAMAKGPPARVQLVLVELVLRMLEMSDDVQEEFGAEDLAMHLVALLSVDVDLDEFLDLNYLKSSSVGEECVRSDKEREREKEVVVPPEVKCRLKINCAIALWKLARRSLVNSRNITDTRALLVLEKIIKKEQGELKKNCLKVVAELAEVAESNSDLKRTAFKLTSTPAKAVLEQLLKVMSEERNANMVTLAVKAVGCLASMFSAKEKRVVRCLVAKLGHLDRGVADEAARSLSKFVCIRNYNRKEHAEAIIEYDGVPMLMNLLRNDRGHFHLQLDMLVLLSNLAVNACSTRVLEEAWVLRALEDAAKNVVSLRPDLKELFANAIHQLVIYQVGVVPNAETWEA, from the coding sequence atggtgTTTGTGTTTCAAGAAAACTTGAATTCTGTTATCCTGTGTGATGAAGAGAAATCAATTCAAGAAGTCCTCTCATTTCTGATAGTTCTTGCTGAAAGAGTGATCACTGCAGCTCAAGAAGCCGGATCTTTCACTCCCGGAAACCTTAGAATCTCCGGCCAAGTGACTGATATTTGCAAGCTTCTCCGCCCCCTCGCCCGCCTCTCCGCCACCACCGCTCCCGCCGTGTATGACCGCCCCATCCGCCGCGTATGCCAAGGCCTGACCAAGGCCCTCGACCGCGCCTTGACCTTTGCTCGTCGCTGCCGGAATGAGAAGACCAGCTTCCTCCACCAAATCCTCTCCATCAACATAGCAGCTGACTTCAAGAAGGTAACCTCCTCCCTTGATTCTTTTCTAGCGGATCTTCGATGGCTCCTCGCTATCTACAATCGCGACACGTTTGATGTTGGAACGCTGTCGCCTATTGCAACTACTGACCCGATCCTGGCCTATGTCTGGCCTGCCATAGCTTCTTTGCATATGGGGCGGGGCGAGGGGGCGGCTCAGCTCGCGGATTGCACGAATATGAATGAGAGGACTAAGAATGTGATAGTGGATGAGGTTGGGATTCCTCCACTTTTGAAGATGTTGTGTGGATGTGGCAGCGTTGATGCGTATGGTCCGGCTGCTACGGCTCTGTATAATCTGGCGGATGATCGGTTTAGAGTGGCTGTGATCAGAGATGCTGGTGGCATTGGTGCGATAGTGAAGGCGATGGCGAAGGGTCCACCTGCCAGGGTCCAGCTTGTGTTGGTGGAGTTGGTGTTGAGGATGTTGGAAATGTCTGATGATGTGCAGGAAGAGTTTGGGGCAGAGGATTTGGCAATGCATTTGGTAGCCCTATTGAGTGTTGATGTGGATTTGGATGAGTTTCTTGATTTGAATTACCTCAAGAGTAGTAGTGTTGGTGAAGAGTGCGTTAGGAGTGATAAGGAaagggagagggagaaagagGTGGTGGTGCCGCCCGAGGTGAAGTGTAGGCTCAAGATAAACTGCGCGATTGCTCTGTGGAAGCTGGCACGACGAAGCTTGGTGAATAGTCGAAACATCACCGACACGAGGGCGTTGCTAGTTTTAGAGAAGATCATCAAGAAAGAGCAAGGGGAGCTCAAGAAGAATTGCTTGAAAGTAGTTGCGGAGTTGGCTGAGGTGGCAGAGTCCAACTCAGACCTCAAACGCACCGCGTTTAAGCTGACCTCCACGCCCGCAAAGGCAGTGTTGGAGCAGCTGTTGAAGGTGATGAGTGAGGAGAGGAATGCCAACATGGTGACTCTGGCGGTCAAGGCAGTCGGGTGCCTAGCATCCATGTTTTCAGCAAAGGAGAAGCGTGTCGTACGCTGCTTGGTGGCTAAACTTGGCCACTTAGACCGCGGGGTTGCTGATGAGGCGGCTAGGTCTCTAAGCAAGTTTGTCTGCATTAGGAATTACAATCGGAAGGAGCATGCTGAGGCGATCATCGAATATGATGGGGTGCCGATGTTGATGAATCTGTTGAGGAATGATCGAGGTCATTTCCATTTGCAGTTGGACATGCTCGTGCTTTTGTCCAACCTCGCTGTAAATGCTTGTAGCACGAGGGTGCTCGAGGAGGCCTGGGTTCTAAGGGCGCTAGAGGACGCGGCCAAGAATGTCGTCTCCCTACGGCCCGACCTGAAAGAACTATTTGCTAATGCTATACACCAACTTGTCATCTATCAGGTTGGAGTAGTACCAAACGCTGAGACTTGGGAGGCTTAG